TTTGGAGGAAGCCCTATGGCCATTAGTTTCGAAAAAGCATTTGGTATTCACCCCGACAGTTTACGTGTGCGTTCACAAAATGCAGAAGTAATCGCGGGAAACATCGCTAATGCCGATACCCCAGGATATAAAGCACAAGGTATGGACTTTAAGACGGCACTTGCCCAAGCGGCAAACCGGCAACAAAGCGGCATGTCTCGTACCCATGAAAAACACTTTGATGTTCGTGGTCAGCTTAATAATAATGTGGATTTTCGTGTTCCAAATCAACCAGATACCGGTGATGGTAATACGGTAAATGTACAAATGGAACGAAACTTGTATCTAGATAATTCCATGCACTATCAAGCGAGTCTGCAATTTATGAATAGTAAGATAAGTGGATTGAAAAAAGCGCTAGGCGGAGGTAATTAATTATGAGTTTATTTAATGTGTTCGACATCTCTGCCACAGGCATGAGCGCTCAATCAGTGCGATTAAATACTACGGCAAGTAATATTGCCAATGCTGATAGTGTTAGTAGCAGCATTGATCAAACTTATCGTGCACGTCATCCAGTTTTTGCCGCCGAGATGCAAAAAGCTGCCGCTGCTGCGGGTCAGTCTGAAGCAGTCGGTGTCAAGGTGATGGGTATAGTGGAAAGTAATAAACCGTTGAATATTGAACATGCACCTGATCATCCGATGGCGGATGAGAACGGCTATATATATAAGCCTAATGTGAATGTAATTGAGGAAATGACCAATATGATCTCTGCGTCACGTTCTTATCAAACCAATATTCAATTAGCAGAATCAGCTAAGAATATGTTGAACAAAACGATAATGTTAGGTCAACGATAATTTCTAGTTTGGAGTAATTATGGATTCAGTAACCGGCGGTAGCCCATTAGAATATATGCGTTGGCAACAGGAAGATTACAAAAAGTCTGACGAAAATGATAATGGTATGCTTACCCAAGAAGATTTCTTTGCGTTATTAACAAAAGAACTTTCTCATCAAGATCCAACAAAGCCTGTGGAAAATAATGAGATGATTTCTCAGATGACCGCATTTTCGACTACGGATGGCGTACAAAAACTGAATGAAAAGTTTACTGACTTTGCATCTTCTATGTCGTCTAGTCAAGCATTACAGGCATCATCACTTGTTGGTCGAAGCGTACTGGTTGATGACAATATTTTTGGCAAAGCCGAAGGTGAAGAAGTAAGAGGTAAGTTAGTGACTGATTTGCCCGCTAGTAATGTCAATATCTATGTAGAAAACACCGCAGGTGAAATTATTCAAACAGTGCCCGTTGGTAATGTTGATGCGGGTGAATTTTCGTTTACATGGAATGGTGAAAACTCCATAGGTGAGCAAGCTCCTACAGGAGCTTACCGATTTAGAATTGCAGGGCTAGTTGATGGCGAAGCCAGCGAATTACAAGCCATGACGTATCGTAAAGTAGACAGTGTCACGTTAGCAGGATCAGGTGGCAATATTGTTCTGAACTTAAATGGTGGTAGCACCATGAAACTCATAGATGTTGTTGAAGTATCAGAAAGTTAATCGTGGCGAATAGCCTGTTTCAGTATTGAAAAAAGATTTAGTAAAAGAGGTGAAGTTATGTCTTTTAATATCGCACTAAGTGGTTTAAATGCCGCACAAAAAGATTTAGATGTTACATCTAATAACATCGCAAACGTTAACACCGTTGGCTTTAAAGAATCGCGAGCTGAGTTTGTTGATGTGTATGCATCGTCATTATTAGCGGCGGGTAAAACCAAAGTGGGTGATGGGGTATTAACCTCTGATGTTGCTCAACAGTTTTCTCAAGGCAGTATTCAATTTACCAATAACGCTTTAGATTTAGCCATTACGGGTAATGGCTTTTTTGCCACAGTCCCAGAACTTGGTAGCTTAGAAACCTCATACACCCGAGCGGGCCAGTTTAAATTAAACGACAGTAACTTTGTGGTGAACTCACAAGGTCAACATCTACTAGGTTTCCCCGTTAATGCTGACGGCTCTTCGGCGTCAGTGAGTTTAAGTACTGCTTCTCCTATTCGTATTCCAACTTCATCTGGTGCGCCAACACAAACCAGTGAAGTGGATATTCGCATGAATTTACCTGCTGGGGATGCCATTATCACCGGTGCACCGGGTAACTTTGATCATACCGACCCATTAACTTATAACCACTCTACGTCTGTGACAGTGTTTGACTCCTTAGGTGATAGTCATGTAATGACCTATTATTTTGTCAAATCTGCGGCAAATACCTGGGATGTATTTACAGGGGTCGATGGTACATTAGTACCGATTGAAGATCCTGCTGGTGGTAGTACTAACCCTGTTGGTGGTACCGTTTCTGGCCCGTTGGCACCAGGTGGTATTACTGGTGCTCAGTTAACCTTTACCAATTCTGGTGATTTTGATTCTATGATACCAACACCTGCAGAAGGCGGCATTGTTTCGCTTCCTTTAGGTGCGGGTATATTAGCTAATGGTGCCGATGCGACCCAAACCATTGCTATTGACTTTAATTTAGATCCGGGTGGCCCTAATGCCAATGAGCCGACTCAGTTTGCCTCTAATTTTGAAGTGACGGCGCTAGAACAAGATGGGTTAGCCGTTGGTCGATTAACGGGTATTGATATTGATACCGACGGGTTAATTCGCGCAACATACAGTAATGGCACCTCAGAGCCATTATCTCGCATAGCGCTGGTTAACTTTGCTAATGAACAAGGCTTAACCCAAATAGGTAACTCATCGTGGAAAGAAAGTATTAGCTCAGGTGAGGCGTTAGCGGGTGAAGCGGGTACAGGGACTTTTGGTACCGTGCAATCGTCAGCACTTGAACAATCGAACGTGAACTTAACCACTGAGCTGATTGATTTAATCTCAGCGCAGCGTAACTTCCAAGCTAACTCGCGTTCACTGGAAGTAGATAACCAATTAAACCAGACGATTTTACAAATCAGATAATTTTTAATTTTATTGATTTTTTGAAAGCCCTTAACATGTGTTGAGGGCTTTTCACGTTTGCCAAATACCCTCATAATTCTTATATCACCCCCTTCGTATAAATACCTCTATTGTTTTTGCTAGTTGGCACTCTCTTTGCATTTTATACATTAACACTTTTTAGGATTGGAAATTACCATGGATAAAATGCTTTATATCGCCATGAGTGGTGCCAAGCAAAACATGAATGCGTTAGCCATTAACGCTAATAACCTTGCGAATGCTAAGACAACCGGCTTTAAAGCCGATCTTGCGCAAGCACGTTCAATGCAAGCATTTGGTGAAGGTTTGCCTACGCGTGTATTTTCCATGACTGAAAAAGCTAGCCAAAACTTTGACAGTGGTGCGTTACAAACCACTGGTCGTGATTTAGATATTGCCGTTCAAGGCCCTGGCATGATTGCCGTACAAGCTAAAGACGGCCTAGAAGCCTATACGCGTGACGGTCACTTAACCATTACTGAAGAAGGCTATTTACAAACACCTAATGGTGATTTGGTAATGGGAGATACTGGACCAGTATTTTTACCTTTGCCTGTGAATAACATCAAAATATCGAAAGATGGCACAATTATGGTTCAGCCCGCCGGCGCGCCAGCTTCAATACAGGAAGAAGTGGGACGTATTAAGTTAGTTAACCCCGATGTTAGAGATTTAACGCGAGGTAATGACGGGTTGTTTCGAGTAAACGCACAAGCAGAACCTAATAATATTGCGCAAAACAACGTATTAGATGCAGATGTTAACGTGGTGATTCAAAACGGTATGCTTGAATCTAGTAATGTAAACCCTGTCTCAGAAATGACAGAAATGATTGCTTTGCAACGTCAATTTGAAATGCAATTAAAACTTATGAAAACCGCTGAAGAAATTGATTCAGCGAGCGCATCATTATTGCGTGCTTTCTAACGAATTATTGAGGTGATTTATGAACCCAGCATTGTGGATCAGTAAAACAGGCTTAGACGCGCAAACAAAAGAAATTGCCGTTATATCAAATAACTTGGCAAATGCGAGCACGGTAGGCTTTAAGAAAAGTCGAGCGGTGTTTGAAGATTTGCTCTACCAAACAATTAATCAACCAGGTGGCCGTTCAGCACAAGATACTGAAATGCCATCAGGCTTGATGTTAGGTGCAGGTACTAAAGTGGTTGCCACCCAAAAAATACATACACAAGGGGATATGATCACCACAGACAATTCTCTTGATTTGATGGTACAAGGGGAAGGTTTTTTTCAAATATTAATGCCTGATGGTAGTTTGTCTTATACACGAAATGGACAATTTACGATGGATGAAGAAGGTAATGTTGTTACCCCTGGCGCTGGCTATTTAATGCAGCCACAAATTACCATTCCACCAGATGCGCAATCAATTATTGTGTCTCAAGATGGTGAAGTATCAGCCACATTACAAGGGCAAGCAGAGCCAGCCGTAATAGGTCAAATTAATACGGTTAACTTTGTTAACCCGACGGGTTTAGAGCCTATTGGTCAAAACCTATTTGTTGAAACAGCCGTTAGTGGTGCGCCTCAAGAAGGTGTTCCCGGTTTAGAAGGCTTTGGCATGTTGGTACAAGGCGCATTAGAAACCTCAAACGTTAATACCACCGAAGAGCTAGTTAACTTGATTGAAAGCCAACGGGTTTATGAAATGAACTCAAAAGTCATTTCAGCCGTTGATCAAATGCTTAGCTATATCAATCAGCAGTTATAATCAGTAGGAGACGTCACATGAAAAAGTTAATTATGATACTCGTTACATGGATGACGTTGACGGGCTGTGCCAGTGTAGAGCAAGCAAAAGTCTTACCTAATGATCCAGATTTTGCGCCCATTCAGCCTGAAATTCAGGAACAGCCTGTTGTACCTACGGGCTCTTTATTTCGTACCAATTATGTCAATAATATCTATTCAGATTCTAAAGCACACCGTGTTGGCGACATAATTTCTGTGATTTTAAACGAAAATACGCAAGCGCAAAAAAATGCCAAAACAGAATTAAAGAAAGAAAACAGTAATACGTTAAATCCTATTGTCGGTTTAGGCGGTGCGCCGCTGACTTTTAACGGTGATTCTGTGCAATTCGGTTTAGATCAAGATTCTGACTTCAAAGGGGATTCTAAAGCCAACCAAAGTAATAGTTTAAGCGGTAATATTTCAGTTCACGTTTTACGAGTTTTGCCCAATGGCAATTTAATGATTCGCGGCGAAAAGTGGTTAACGCTCAATAAGGGGGATGAATATATTCGCTTAACAGGTGTTATTCGCCCACAAGATATAACCTCTGCTAATACCATTATTTCCTCAAAAGTAGCAAATGCACGTATTCAATATTCGGGTACTGGTACCTTTGCTGAAGTACAAGAACAAGGGTGGTTGAGTAAATTCTTTAACAGCTCTTGGTGGCCATTATAAGTAGGTGATTAACATGACTGTTTTATTAAAACGATTTTTCGTAGTGTTCGCGTTAGTTGCAACATGTAACGCCAATGCTCAACGTGTCAAAGACTTAGTCGATGTAGCGGGTGTTAGAAATAACCAATTAGTCGGTTATGGCTTAGTTGTAGGTTTACCAGGTACCGGTGAACAGAGCCCGTTTACTGAACAAAGTTTCAAAACGATGTTGAGTAATTTCGGTATTACCATGCCACAGAATTTAAAACCCAAAATTAAAAATGTTGCTGCCGTGGCCGTTCACGCTGATTTGCCCGCATTTGCAAAGCCAGGACAAACCATAGATATCACCGTATCATCAATGGGCAGTGCACAAAGCTTACGTGGTGGTACATTATTGCAAACGATTCTAATGGGGATCGATGGAAATGCTTACGCTGTTGCGCAAGGGAGCTTAGTTGTCAGTGGTTTAGGTGCAGAAGGCTTAGATGGATCTAAAGTGATTGTGAACACGCCAACGGTTGGTCGCATTGCTAATGGTGCGATAGTTGAACGAGAGGTCGTTTCTCCCTTTGCCATGGGTGATCATATTACCTTTAATTTACGTAACTCTGATTTTACGACAGCAAAAAACCTAGAAAAGGCCATTAATAGTGAGTTTGCGAATCCGAATGATCCTTCAACCTTTATTGCAAGAGCAATTGATGCAACATCAGTACAAGTAACTGCCCCAAGAGATGCGAGCCAACGAGTAACCTTTCTATCAATGTTAGAAAATCTTGAATTTGAGCCAGACTCACCAGCAGCAAAAGTGATTGTTAATTCAAGAACCGGTACGATTGTTATTGGTAAGGATGTACGTTTGTTGCCAGCAGCTATCACCCATGGCGGTATAACTGTGACCATTAA
The Thalassotalea hakodatensis genome window above contains:
- the flgB gene encoding flagellar basal body rod protein FlgB, with product MAISFEKAFGIHPDSLRVRSQNAEVIAGNIANADTPGYKAQGMDFKTALAQAANRQQSGMSRTHEKHFDVRGQLNNNVDFRVPNQPDTGDGNTVNVQMERNLYLDNSMHYQASLQFMNSKISGLKKALGGGN
- the flgC gene encoding flagellar basal body rod protein FlgC, which translates into the protein MSLFNVFDISATGMSAQSVRLNTTASNIANADSVSSSIDQTYRARHPVFAAEMQKAAAAAGQSEAVGVKVMGIVESNKPLNIEHAPDHPMADENGYIYKPNVNVIEEMTNMISASRSYQTNIQLAESAKNMLNKTIMLGQR
- a CDS encoding flagellar hook assembly protein FlgD, with the translated sequence MDSVTGGSPLEYMRWQQEDYKKSDENDNGMLTQEDFFALLTKELSHQDPTKPVENNEMISQMTAFSTTDGVQKLNEKFTDFASSMSSSQALQASSLVGRSVLVDDNIFGKAEGEEVRGKLVTDLPASNVNIYVENTAGEIIQTVPVGNVDAGEFSFTWNGENSIGEQAPTGAYRFRIAGLVDGEASELQAMTYRKVDSVTLAGSGGNIVLNLNGGSTMKLIDVVEVSES
- the flgE gene encoding flagellar hook protein FlgE; this translates as MSFNIALSGLNAAQKDLDVTSNNIANVNTVGFKESRAEFVDVYASSLLAAGKTKVGDGVLTSDVAQQFSQGSIQFTNNALDLAITGNGFFATVPELGSLETSYTRAGQFKLNDSNFVVNSQGQHLLGFPVNADGSSASVSLSTASPIRIPTSSGAPTQTSEVDIRMNLPAGDAIITGAPGNFDHTDPLTYNHSTSVTVFDSLGDSHVMTYYFVKSAANTWDVFTGVDGTLVPIEDPAGGSTNPVGGTVSGPLAPGGITGAQLTFTNSGDFDSMIPTPAEGGIVSLPLGAGILANGADATQTIAIDFNLDPGGPNANEPTQFASNFEVTALEQDGLAVGRLTGIDIDTDGLIRATYSNGTSEPLSRIALVNFANEQGLTQIGNSSWKESISSGEALAGEAGTGTFGTVQSSALEQSNVNLTTELIDLISAQRNFQANSRSLEVDNQLNQTILQIR
- the flgF gene encoding flagellar basal-body rod protein FlgF: MDKMLYIAMSGAKQNMNALAINANNLANAKTTGFKADLAQARSMQAFGEGLPTRVFSMTEKASQNFDSGALQTTGRDLDIAVQGPGMIAVQAKDGLEAYTRDGHLTITEEGYLQTPNGDLVMGDTGPVFLPLPVNNIKISKDGTIMVQPAGAPASIQEEVGRIKLVNPDVRDLTRGNDGLFRVNAQAEPNNIAQNNVLDADVNVVIQNGMLESSNVNPVSEMTEMIALQRQFEMQLKLMKTAEEIDSASASLLRAF
- the flgG gene encoding flagellar basal-body rod protein FlgG, with the protein product MNPALWISKTGLDAQTKEIAVISNNLANASTVGFKKSRAVFEDLLYQTINQPGGRSAQDTEMPSGLMLGAGTKVVATQKIHTQGDMITTDNSLDLMVQGEGFFQILMPDGSLSYTRNGQFTMDEEGNVVTPGAGYLMQPQITIPPDAQSIIVSQDGEVSATLQGQAEPAVIGQINTVNFVNPTGLEPIGQNLFVETAVSGAPQEGVPGLEGFGMLVQGALETSNVNTTEELVNLIESQRVYEMNSKVISAVDQMLSYINQQL
- the flgH gene encoding flagellar basal body L-ring protein FlgH, translating into MKKLIMILVTWMTLTGCASVEQAKVLPNDPDFAPIQPEIQEQPVVPTGSLFRTNYVNNIYSDSKAHRVGDIISVILNENTQAQKNAKTELKKENSNTLNPIVGLGGAPLTFNGDSVQFGLDQDSDFKGDSKANQSNSLSGNISVHVLRVLPNGNLMIRGEKWLTLNKGDEYIRLTGVIRPQDITSANTIISSKVANARIQYSGTGTFAEVQEQGWLSKFFNSSWWPL
- a CDS encoding flagellar basal body P-ring protein FlgI, translated to MTVLLKRFFVVFALVATCNANAQRVKDLVDVAGVRNNQLVGYGLVVGLPGTGEQSPFTEQSFKTMLSNFGITMPQNLKPKIKNVAAVAVHADLPAFAKPGQTIDITVSSMGSAQSLRGGTLLQTILMGIDGNAYAVAQGSLVVSGLGAEGLDGSKVIVNTPTVGRIANGAIVEREVVSPFAMGDHITFNLRNSDFTTAKNLEKAINSEFANPNDPSTFIARAIDATSVQVTAPRDASQRVTFLSMLENLEFEPDSPAAKVIVNSRTGTIVIGKDVRLLPAAITHGGITVTINENPEVTQPDAFAEGETAITTTSIVDVNQNDNRMFVFNPGITLDALVRAVNNVGAGPGDVMAILEALQQAGALRGELVII